The Mycolicibacterium doricum genome includes a region encoding these proteins:
- the atpD gene encoding F0F1 ATP synthase subunit beta, whose translation MTAATEQRETETGSDNVGRVVRVTGPVVDVEFPRGSVPELFNALHAEIDYKDLAKTLTLEVAQHLGESLVRCVSMQPTDGLVRGVDVTDTGASISVPVGEGVKGHVFNALGACLDDPGYGKDFEKWSIHRKPPAFAELEPRTEMLETGLKVVDLLTPYVRGGKIALFGGAGVGKTVLIQEMINRIARNFGGTSVFAGVGERTREGNDLWVELADANVLKDTALVFGQMDEPPGTRMRVALSALTMAEYFRDEKQQDVLLFIDNIFRFTQAGSEVSTLLGRMPSAVGYQPTLADEMGELQERITSTRGRSITSMQAVYVPADDYTDPAPATTFAHLDATTELSRSVFSKGIFPAVDPLASSSTILDPSVVGDEHYRVAQEVIRILQRYKDLQDIIAILGIDELAEEDKQLVQRARRIERFLSQNMMAAEQFTGQPGSTVPLKETIEAFDKLSKGDFDHLPEQAFFLIGGLEDLQRKAESLGVKMEDGGDGAPLGSDHNKSDPNGGDKGDDADKDA comes from the coding sequence ATGACTGCTGCCACCGAGCAAAGAGAAACAGAAACCGGCTCCGACAACGTCGGCCGCGTCGTGCGGGTCACCGGCCCCGTCGTCGACGTCGAGTTCCCGCGCGGGTCCGTCCCGGAGTTGTTCAACGCCCTGCACGCGGAGATCGACTACAAGGACCTCGCCAAGACGCTGACCCTCGAGGTCGCCCAGCACCTGGGCGAGAGCCTGGTGCGGTGCGTCTCGATGCAACCCACCGACGGTTTGGTCCGCGGCGTGGACGTCACGGACACCGGCGCGTCGATCTCGGTGCCCGTCGGCGAAGGGGTCAAGGGTCACGTGTTCAACGCCCTGGGCGCCTGCCTCGACGACCCGGGCTACGGCAAGGACTTCGAGAAGTGGTCCATCCACCGCAAGCCGCCGGCCTTCGCCGAGCTCGAGCCGCGCACCGAGATGCTCGAGACCGGCCTCAAGGTCGTCGACCTGCTCACCCCGTACGTTCGCGGTGGGAAGATCGCCCTGTTCGGCGGCGCCGGTGTGGGTAAGACGGTGCTCATCCAGGAGATGATCAACCGCATCGCCCGCAACTTCGGCGGCACCTCGGTGTTCGCCGGCGTCGGGGAGCGCACCCGTGAGGGCAACGACCTCTGGGTCGAGCTCGCCGACGCGAACGTTCTCAAGGACACCGCGCTGGTCTTCGGACAGATGGACGAGCCGCCCGGTACCCGTATGCGCGTGGCCCTGTCGGCGCTGACGATGGCGGAGTACTTCCGCGACGAGAAGCAGCAGGACGTGCTGCTGTTCATCGACAACATCTTCCGGTTCACTCAGGCCGGCTCGGAGGTGTCCACGCTGCTCGGCCGTATGCCGTCGGCCGTGGGTTACCAGCCGACCCTGGCTGACGAGATGGGTGAGCTCCAGGAGCGCATCACCTCGACGCGCGGTCGCTCCATCACCTCGATGCAGGCCGTGTACGTGCCCGCCGACGACTACACCGACCCGGCGCCCGCCACGACGTTCGCGCACCTCGACGCGACGACGGAGCTTAGCCGTTCGGTCTTCTCGAAGGGCATCTTCCCGGCGGTGGATCCGCTGGCCTCCAGCTCGACGATCCTCGACCCCTCGGTCGTCGGTGACGAGCACTACCGCGTGGCCCAGGAAGTCATCCGCATCCTGCAGCGCTACAAGGACCTCCAGGACATCATCGCGATCCTCGGTATCGACGAGCTCGCGGAGGAGGACAAGCAGCTCGTCCAGCGCGCACGGCGCATCGAGCGCTTCCTGAGCCAGAACATGATGGCCGCCGAGCAGTTCACCGGTCAGCCGGGTTCGACGGTGCCGCTCAAGGAGACCATCGAGGCGTTCGACAAGCTGTCCAAGGGCGACTTCGACCACCTTCCCGAGCAGGCGTTCTTCCTCATCGGCGGTCTCGAGGATCTGCAGCGCAAGGCCGAGAGCCTCGGCGTGAAAATGGAAGACGGCGGCGACGGCGCCCCGCTCGGCAGCGACCACAACAAGAGCGACCCGAACGGTGGCGACAAGGGCGACGACGCAGACAAGGACGCCTAA
- a CDS encoding cob(I)yrinic acid a,c-diamide adenosyltransferase, with amino-acid sequence MAVHLTRIYTRTGDDGTTGLSDFSRVSKNDPRLIAYADCDETNAAIGVAIALGNPAERVSAVLRQIQNDLFDAGADLSTPVAENPEYPPLRITQDYIDRLESWCDEFNEPLPALASFILPGGTPLSAQLHLARTVARRAERSAWEAVAAHGDAISVLPARYLNRLSDLLFILSRVANPDGDVLWKPGG; translated from the coding sequence ATGGCCGTGCATCTCACCCGCATCTACACCAGAACCGGTGACGACGGAACCACGGGACTCAGCGACTTCAGCCGGGTGAGCAAGAACGACCCGCGTCTGATCGCCTATGCCGATTGTGACGAGACGAACGCCGCGATCGGCGTCGCGATCGCGCTCGGCAATCCCGCGGAGCGCGTCTCAGCCGTACTGCGCCAGATCCAGAACGACCTCTTCGACGCGGGCGCCGACCTTTCCACCCCGGTCGCGGAGAACCCCGAGTACCCGCCGCTGCGGATCACCCAGGACTACATCGACCGACTCGAATCCTGGTGCGACGAGTTCAACGAGCCGTTGCCCGCGTTGGCCTCCTTCATCCTGCCGGGCGGGACGCCGTTGTCGGCGCAGTTGCACCTCGCGCGTACGGTGGCCCGGCGCGCCGAACGATCGGCCTGGGAGGCGGTGGCCGCGCACGGCGACGCCATCAGCGTGCTGCCGGCGAGATACCTCAACCGGCTGTCGGACCTGCTGTTCATCCTGTCGCGCGTCGCCAATCCGGACGGCGACGTGCTGTGGAAGCCCGGCGGATGA
- the atpB gene encoding F0F1 ATP synthase subunit A, with amino-acid sequence MTQTFLAAESGIQVGHHTEANWFGLTVNTDTILSTAIAAAIVLGLAFFLRAKVTSTGVPSGVQLFWETLTVQMRDQIESAIGMRVAGFVLPLAVALFVFILVANWLSVLPVQYSDETGIHELLKPAASDINFVLALALFVFIAYHAAGFWRRGVLGHPKAVLKGHVAVLAPINLVEEIAKPISLSLRLFGNIFAGGILVALIALFPPWIMWAPNAIWKSFDLFVGAIQAFIFALLTILYFSQSMELEEHDPTP; translated from the coding sequence ATGACGCAGACGTTCCTCGCCGCAGAGAGCGGTATTCAGGTCGGCCACCACACGGAGGCCAACTGGTTCGGGCTGACGGTCAACACCGACACGATCCTGTCCACGGCGATCGCCGCCGCGATCGTCCTGGGCCTGGCGTTCTTCCTGCGTGCCAAGGTGACCTCCACCGGGGTGCCCAGCGGTGTCCAGCTGTTCTGGGAGACGCTGACGGTGCAGATGCGTGACCAGATCGAGAGTGCGATCGGCATGCGGGTGGCTGGCTTCGTGCTGCCGCTGGCCGTCGCGCTCTTCGTCTTCATTCTGGTCGCGAACTGGCTATCGGTGCTGCCGGTGCAGTACTCCGACGAGACCGGCATCCACGAGCTGCTCAAGCCGGCGGCCTCCGACATCAACTTCGTTTTGGCGCTGGCATTGTTCGTGTTCATCGCCTACCACGCCGCCGGGTTCTGGCGCCGCGGCGTGCTCGGTCACCCCAAGGCCGTGCTCAAGGGCCACGTCGCGGTCCTCGCCCCCATCAACCTCGTCGAGGAGATCGCCAAGCCGATCTCGCTGTCGCTCCGGCTTTTCGGCAACATCTTCGCCGGCGGCATCCTGGTCGCTCTTATCGCGCTGTTTCCGCCGTGGATCATGTGGGCGCCCAACGCGATCTGGAAGAGCTTCGACCTGTTCGTGGGCGCCATCCAGGCGTTCATCTTCGCGCTGTTGACGATCCTGTACTTCAGCCAGTCCATGGAGCTGGAAGAGCACGACCCGACGCCCTGA
- a CDS encoding F0F1 ATP synthase subunit epsilon: MADLDVDIVAVEREIWSGKATFVFTRTTSGEIGVLPRHIPLVAQLVDDAMVRVERAGEEDLRVAVGGGFMSVTESGVIILAETAELESEINVDEARRDSESDDPTTAARGRARLRALGQID, from the coding sequence ATGGCCGACCTCGACGTAGACATCGTCGCCGTCGAGCGGGAGATCTGGTCGGGTAAGGCGACGTTCGTCTTCACCCGCACCACCTCCGGCGAGATCGGCGTCCTGCCGCGGCACATCCCGCTGGTCGCTCAGCTCGTCGACGACGCGATGGTCCGCGTCGAGCGCGCGGGTGAGGAAGACCTGCGGGTGGCGGTCGGCGGCGGCTTCATGTCGGTGACCGAGTCCGGCGTGATCATCCTCGCCGAGACCGCCGAGCTGGAGTCGGAGATCAACGTCGACGAGGCGCGGCGTGACTCCGAGTCCGACGACCCGACCACGGCCGCACGGGGTCGCGCGCGGCTGCGCGCGCTGGGCCAGATCGACTGA
- the atpA gene encoding F0F1 ATP synthase subunit alpha: MAELTISAADIQGAIEDYVANFASDTEREEIGTVIDAGDGIAHVEGLPSVMTQELLEFPGGVLGVALNLDEHSIGAVILGDFEKIEEGQQVKRTGEVLSVPVGDGFLGRVVNPLGQPIDGRGEIATTERRALELQAPSVVQRQGVSEPLQTGIKAIDSQTPIGRGQRQLIIGDRKTGKTAVCVDTILNQRQNWETGDPDQQVRCVYVAIGQKGTTIASVRRTLEEGGAMDYTTIVAAPASDSAGFKWLAPYTGSAIAQHWMYGGKHVLIVFDDLTKHAEAYRAISLLLRRPPGREAFPGDVFYLHSRLLERCAKLSDELGGGSMTGLPLIETKANDISAYIPTNVISITDGQCFLETDLFNQGVRPAINVGVSVSRVGGAAQIKAMKEVAGSLRLDLSQYRELESFAAFASDLDPTSKAQLDRGARLVELLKQPQNSPMPVEEQVVAIFLGTRGHLDTVPVEDVQRFEQELLEHVRSSKAEILREIRESKKLTEELENTLTDVVNEFKKGFETTSGESVVPDENVEAMSDADLEKESVKVRKPAPKKK; this comes from the coding sequence ATGGCAGAGTTGACTATCTCGGCTGCTGACATCCAAGGGGCGATCGAGGACTACGTCGCCAACTTCGCCAGCGACACCGAGCGGGAAGAGATCGGCACCGTCATCGACGCCGGTGACGGTATCGCCCACGTCGAGGGCCTGCCCTCGGTGATGACACAGGAGCTCCTCGAGTTCCCCGGCGGTGTCCTGGGTGTCGCACTCAACCTCGACGAGCACAGCATCGGCGCGGTCATCCTCGGTGACTTCGAGAAGATCGAAGAGGGCCAGCAAGTCAAGCGCACCGGTGAGGTGCTGTCCGTCCCCGTGGGTGACGGCTTCCTCGGTCGCGTGGTCAACCCGCTCGGCCAGCCCATCGACGGCCGTGGCGAGATCGCAACCACCGAGCGTCGCGCACTCGAGCTGCAGGCGCCTTCGGTGGTGCAGCGCCAGGGTGTGAGCGAGCCGTTGCAGACCGGCATCAAGGCGATCGATTCGCAGACGCCGATCGGGCGTGGCCAGCGCCAGCTGATCATCGGTGACCGCAAGACCGGCAAGACGGCGGTCTGCGTGGACACCATTCTCAACCAGCGGCAGAACTGGGAGACCGGCGATCCCGACCAGCAGGTGCGCTGCGTCTACGTCGCGATCGGTCAGAAGGGCACCACGATCGCCAGCGTGCGCCGCACCCTCGAAGAGGGCGGCGCAATGGACTACACCACCATCGTCGCGGCGCCGGCGTCCGATTCCGCCGGCTTCAAATGGCTTGCCCCGTACACCGGTTCGGCCATTGCCCAGCACTGGATGTACGGCGGCAAGCACGTCCTGATCGTTTTCGACGACCTCACCAAGCACGCCGAGGCCTACCGCGCGATCTCGCTGCTGCTGCGCCGCCCGCCGGGCCGCGAAGCGTTCCCGGGCGACGTGTTCTACCTGCACTCGCGCCTGCTCGAGCGTTGCGCGAAGTTGTCCGACGAGCTCGGTGGCGGCTCGATGACCGGTCTGCCGCTGATCGAGACGAAGGCCAACGATATCTCCGCTTATATCCCGACCAACGTCATCTCGATCACCGACGGTCAGTGCTTCCTGGAGACCGACCTGTTCAACCAGGGTGTGCGGCCGGCCATCAACGTCGGTGTGTCGGTGTCCCGCGTCGGTGGCGCCGCGCAGATCAAGGCGATGAAAGAGGTTGCGGGAAGTCTCCGCTTGGACCTGTCACAGTATCGCGAGCTCGAGTCGTTCGCGGCGTTCGCCTCGGACCTGGATCCCACGTCCAAGGCCCAGCTGGATCGTGGCGCGCGTCTGGTCGAGCTGCTCAAGCAGCCGCAGAACAGCCCGATGCCGGTCGAGGAGCAGGTCGTCGCGATCTTCCTCGGCACCAGAGGCCACCTGGACACGGTGCCCGTGGAGGACGTGCAGCGATTCGAGCAGGAACTGCTCGAGCACGTGCGGTCCTCCAAGGCGGAGATCCTCCGCGAGATCCGAGAGAGCAAGAAGCTCACCGAGGAGCTCGAGAACACGTTGACCGACGTGGTCAACGAGTTCAAGAAGGGCTTCGAGACCACCTCCGGTGAATCCGTGGTGCCCGACGAGAACGTCGAGGCGATGTCCGACGCGGATCTCGAGAAGGAATCGGTGAAGGTCCGCAAACCCGCGCCGAAGAAGAAGTAA
- a CDS encoding glycosyltransferase family 4 protein has protein sequence MNEYLAISDRGAGVPLRELVLVGLTAAIITYLATGWVRVLATRLGAVAYPRERDVHVQPTPRMGGLAMYVGVAAAVLLASQLPALTRGFVYSTGMPAVVVAGGLIMAIGLIDDRWGLDALTKFAGQLTAASVMVTMGVAWSVLYIPIGGVGTIVLDQVASILLTLALTVAIVNAMNFVDGLDGLAAGLGLITALAICLFSVGLLRDHGGDVLFYPPAVISVVLAGACLGFLPHNFHKAKIFMGDSGSMLIGLMLAAASTTAAGPISQTAYGARDVFALLSPFLLVVAVMFVPALDMLLAIIRRTRAGLSPFSPDKMHLHHRLLEIGHSHRRVVLVIYMWVGIVAFGAASTIFFDPRHTGMVMLGATAVAIVVTLVPLLRRREVAAERVYDEK, from the coding sequence GTGAACGAGTACCTTGCGATCTCCGATCGCGGCGCGGGCGTGCCGCTGCGCGAGCTTGTCCTCGTCGGTCTGACCGCCGCGATCATCACCTACTTGGCCACCGGGTGGGTTCGTGTCCTCGCGACCCGGTTGGGGGCGGTAGCGTACCCGCGCGAGCGCGACGTTCACGTGCAGCCCACCCCCCGGATGGGCGGGCTGGCGATGTACGTCGGCGTCGCCGCGGCGGTGCTGCTGGCCTCCCAGCTGCCCGCACTCACCCGCGGATTCGTCTACTCCACCGGGATGCCCGCGGTCGTGGTCGCCGGCGGACTCATCATGGCGATCGGGCTGATCGACGACCGGTGGGGACTCGACGCGCTGACCAAATTCGCCGGCCAGCTCACCGCGGCCAGCGTGATGGTCACCATGGGCGTGGCGTGGAGCGTGCTGTACATCCCGATCGGCGGCGTCGGCACCATCGTGCTCGACCAGGTCGCGTCGATCCTGCTGACACTGGCGCTCACGGTGGCGATCGTCAACGCGATGAACTTCGTCGACGGACTCGACGGTCTGGCGGCCGGGCTGGGATTGATCACCGCGCTGGCCATCTGCCTCTTCTCGGTCGGCCTGCTGCGCGATCACGGCGGTGACGTGCTGTTCTACCCACCAGCAGTGATTTCGGTGGTGCTCGCGGGGGCCTGTCTGGGTTTCCTGCCGCACAACTTCCACAAGGCGAAGATCTTCATGGGGGATTCAGGGTCGATGCTGATCGGCCTCATGCTGGCCGCGGCGTCGACGACGGCGGCAGGTCCGATCTCGCAGACCGCTTACGGCGCTCGCGACGTGTTCGCCCTGTTGTCGCCGTTCCTGCTGGTCGTCGCCGTCATGTTCGTCCCGGCCCTGGACATGCTGCTGGCGATCATCCGGCGCACCCGGGCAGGGCTCAGTCCGTTCAGCCCCGACAAGATGCATCTGCACCACCGGCTCCTCGAGATCGGGCACTCCCACCGCCGGGTGGTGTTGGTGATCTACATGTGGGTCGGCATCGTCGCGTTCGGCGCCGCGAGCACCATTTTCTTCGACCCCCGGCACACCGGAATGGTCATGCTGGGCGCGACGGCGGTCGCCATCGTGGTGACGCTCGTTCCGTTGCTGCGGCGACGGGAAGTTGCAGCCGAGAGGGTGTACGACGAAAAGTAG
- a CDS encoding F0F1 ATP synthase subunit C, which yields MDPTIAAGALIGGGLIMAGGAIGAGIGDGIAGNALIAGIARQPEAQGRLFTPFFITVGLVEAAYFINLAFMALFVFATPVA from the coding sequence ATGGACCCCACAATCGCTGCTGGCGCACTCATCGGCGGTGGACTCATCATGGCCGGTGGCGCGATCGGTGCCGGCATCGGTGACGGTATCGCCGGTAACGCGCTGATCGCCGGTATCGCCCGCCAGCCCGAGGCGCAGGGTCGCCTGTTCACGCCGTTCTTCATCACGGTCGGTCTGGTGGAGGCCGCCTACTTCATCAACCTGGCGTTCATGGCGCTGTTCGTCTTCGCGACGCCGGTTGCTTAG
- a CDS encoding F0F1 ATP synthase subunit gamma, which yields MAATLRELRGRIRSAGSIKKITKAQEMIATSRIAKAQARVEAARPYDREITNMLTELASASALDHPLLVQRENPRRAGVLVVSSDRGLAGAYNANVFRRSEELFALLREEGKEPVLYTVGRKALSYYSFRNWDVTESWTGFSERPEYEHAQEIGGTLVAAFMAGADDEGDDAGADGILGLDELHIVFTEFRSMLSQSAIARRIAPMVVEYSEEDENTPHTLFSFEPSAETLFDALLPRYVSTRIFAAMLEAAASESASRRRAMKSASDNADDLIKDLTLMANRERQSQITQEISEIVGGANALADAAKK from the coding sequence ATGGCTGCCACACTGCGCGAACTGCGCGGCCGCATCCGCTCAGCAGGGTCGATCAAGAAGATCACCAAGGCCCAGGAGATGATCGCGACCTCACGCATCGCCAAGGCGCAGGCCCGAGTCGAGGCGGCTCGGCCCTACGACCGCGAGATCACCAACATGCTGACCGAACTGGCCAGCGCCAGCGCCTTGGACCACCCGCTGCTCGTCCAGCGCGAGAATCCGCGGAGGGCCGGAGTGCTGGTCGTGTCCTCGGACCGGGGATTGGCCGGTGCGTACAACGCCAACGTATTCCGCCGGTCCGAAGAGCTGTTCGCGTTGCTGCGTGAAGAGGGCAAAGAGCCCGTCCTGTACACGGTCGGCCGTAAGGCACTGTCTTACTACAGCTTCCGCAACTGGGACGTGACCGAATCGTGGACCGGCTTCTCCGAGCGGCCCGAGTACGAGCACGCGCAGGAGATCGGCGGGACTCTGGTCGCGGCGTTCATGGCGGGCGCCGACGACGAGGGCGACGACGCCGGCGCGGACGGCATCCTGGGCCTCGACGAACTCCACATCGTGTTCACCGAGTTCCGGTCGATGCTCTCGCAGTCCGCGATCGCCCGGCGAATCGCGCCGATGGTCGTGGAGTACAGCGAGGAGGACGAGAACACCCCGCACACGCTGTTCTCTTTCGAACCGAGCGCCGAGACACTGTTCGACGCTCTGTTGCCGCGATACGTGTCGACGCGGATCTTCGCGGCGATGCTCGAGGCGGCGGCATCGGAGTCGGCTTCGCGTCGGCGCGCCATGAAGTCGGCGTCTGACAACGCCGACGACTTGATCAAGGACCTGACGCTGATGGCCAACCGCGAACGGCAGTCCCAGATCACCCAGGAAATCAGCGAGATCGTCGGTGGCGCCAACGCGCTCGCGGACGCCGCCAAGAAGTAA
- a CDS encoding F0F1 ATP synthase subunit B/delta, translated as MSTFIGQLVGFAVIVFLLWRYVVPPVRRMMTAQQDTVRRQLEESSTAANKVARADQQHAKAVEEAKADAKRVVEEARADAEKIVEQMRAQADAEVERIKVQGQAQVQLLRQQLIRELRSHLGSESVARARELVRDHVSDDDNRSATVDRFLDELDAMAPSDVAFDDAAGSRLRSTSRESLRVLVSRFDELTANVDADGLTSLGDDLAAVAKLLKTEQVLGKHFAEPTEDGEAKANLAEAVLSGKISDTALEVVKAAVAQRWSDETDLDYAVRHTARLALLVRAERNDETSEVEDQLFRFSRILDSESRLSALLSDYTMPVEGRIALLDRLLENQAGLTTRALLAQTVELLRGDRADEAVRELAELAVSRHGEVVAHVSAAAELGDAQRTRLAEVLGRIYGRPASLQLHVDPEMLGGLTIAVGDEVIDGSLASRLASAENQLPD; from the coding sequence ATGTCGACATTCATCGGTCAGCTCGTCGGGTTCGCGGTCATCGTGTTCCTGCTGTGGCGTTACGTGGTGCCGCCGGTGCGGCGGATGATGACCGCGCAGCAGGACACCGTGCGTCGTCAGCTCGAAGAGAGCTCGACGGCGGCGAACAAGGTAGCCCGGGCGGACCAGCAGCACGCCAAGGCTGTCGAAGAGGCCAAGGCGGACGCCAAGCGGGTGGTCGAAGAGGCCCGAGCCGACGCCGAGAAGATCGTCGAGCAGATGCGGGCCCAGGCCGACGCCGAAGTGGAGCGCATCAAGGTCCAGGGGCAGGCGCAGGTGCAGCTCCTGCGCCAGCAACTGATCCGCGAACTCCGATCGCACCTCGGCAGCGAATCGGTGGCCCGAGCCCGAGAACTGGTCCGCGACCACGTCTCCGACGACGACAACCGGTCGGCGACCGTCGACCGGTTCCTCGACGAACTCGACGCGATGGCGCCCTCTGACGTCGCCTTCGACGACGCGGCCGGTTCCCGGCTGCGCTCGACGAGCCGGGAGTCCCTCCGGGTGCTGGTCTCGCGGTTCGACGAACTGACCGCGAATGTCGACGCCGACGGTCTGACGTCGCTCGGTGACGATCTCGCGGCGGTGGCCAAGCTGCTCAAGACCGAGCAGGTGCTCGGCAAGCACTTCGCCGAACCCACGGAGGACGGGGAGGCTAAGGCGAACCTCGCGGAGGCCGTGCTGTCGGGCAAGATCTCCGACACCGCGCTGGAAGTCGTCAAAGCCGCTGTCGCACAACGGTGGTCAGACGAAACCGACCTGGACTACGCCGTCCGGCACACGGCTCGGCTGGCGCTGTTGGTTCGGGCTGAGCGCAACGACGAGACCAGCGAGGTCGAGGACCAGCTGTTCCGGTTCAGCCGGATCCTGGACTCCGAGTCACGGCTGAGCGCCCTGCTCAGCGACTACACCATGCCCGTCGAGGGCCGGATCGCGCTGCTGGACCGGCTGCTCGAGAACCAGGCTGGCCTTACCACGAGAGCGCTGCTGGCGCAGACGGTCGAGCTGCTGCGCGGTGACCGCGCCGACGAGGCGGTGCGCGAATTGGCCGAGCTGGCGGTGTCGCGCCACGGCGAGGTCGTCGCGCATGTCAGCGCCGCCGCAGAGCTCGGCGATGCCCAGCGCACCCGGCTCGCCGAGGTGCTCGGCCGGATCTACGGTCGGCCGGCATCCCTGCAGCTGCACGTCGATCCCGAGATGCTCGGCGGCCTCACCATCGCCGTGGGCGACGAGGTGATCGACGGGTCATTGGCATCGCGGCTGGCTTCGGCTGAGAACCAACTGCCCGACTAA
- a CDS encoding ATP synthase subunit I produces the protein MTTPAQDAPLVLPAVAFRPVRLLVICVALAAVAAVAAALFGVPTVGLFFGIGLGLGLTNAVMIQRSVESITAKDHPLKRNMAMNSATRLLIMTVIGLTIAYVFKPQGLGVVFGMALFQVILVASTALPVVKKLKAQAADGLEGETPQQ, from the coding sequence GTGACGACGCCAGCGCAGGACGCGCCGTTGGTGTTGCCGGCAGTTGCGTTCCGGCCTGTCCGTCTGCTCGTCATCTGCGTCGCGTTGGCCGCGGTCGCGGCGGTTGCCGCCGCGCTGTTCGGCGTCCCGACGGTGGGGCTGTTCTTCGGGATCGGCCTCGGGCTCGGTCTGACCAACGCTGTGATGATCCAGCGTTCGGTCGAGTCGATCACCGCCAAAGACCACCCTCTCAAACGCAACATGGCCATGAATTCGGCCACCCGTCTGCTGATCATGACCGTGATCGGCCTGACCATCGCCTACGTCTTCAAGCCGCAGGGCCTCGGCGTGGTGTTCGGCATGGCGCTGTTCCAGGTGATCCTGGTGGCGTCCACCGCCCTGCCGGTGGTCAAGAAACTCAAAGCCCAAGCCGCTGACGGACTCGAAGGAGAGACCCCACAGCAATGA
- a CDS encoding F0F1 ATP synthase subunit B has product MGDLSTTIVAAEEGGGGNFLIPNGTFFFVLLIFLIVLGVIAKWVVPPISKVLQEREAMVTKTAEDNRKAAELFAAAQADSQQVMSKARREASGIRDEARGEGRKILEDMRSRASAEAASTLQKTNEELSRQGQQTAAELQSSIETLSATLAGRVLGVDLSSAAATSRGR; this is encoded by the coding sequence ATGGGTGACCTGAGTACGACCATCGTGGCCGCGGAAGAGGGCGGCGGCGGGAACTTCCTCATCCCCAACGGCACCTTCTTCTTCGTGCTGCTCATCTTCCTCATCGTGCTGGGCGTCATCGCCAAATGGGTGGTGCCCCCGATCAGCAAGGTGCTGCAAGAGCGCGAAGCAATGGTCACCAAGACGGCGGAGGACAATCGCAAGGCGGCCGAACTCTTCGCCGCCGCACAGGCCGACTCCCAGCAGGTGATGTCCAAGGCGCGTCGTGAGGCCTCGGGCATCCGGGACGAGGCCCGCGGCGAGGGACGAAAGATCCTGGAAGACATGCGTTCGCGCGCCAGCGCGGAAGCGGCGTCCACCCTGCAGAAGACCAACGAAGAGCTGTCCCGTCAGGGCCAGCAGACCGCGGCCGAACTGCAGTCTTCGATCGAGACGCTGTCGGCCACGCTCGCCGGACGCGTTCTCGGCGTCGATCTCTCCAGCGCCGCCGCGACGAGCCGGGGACGGTAG
- a CDS encoding DUF2550 domain-containing protein, translating into MGASMWSMVAVIGVLLLVVVALSYRLWKLRQVGGTAAILRDVPAVGGHGWRHGVMRYRGGEAGFYRLSSLRWWPDRRLSRRGLEIVSRRSPRGDEFDIMTHEIVVLELRDTSPERRRGYEIALDRGALTAFLSWLESRPSPRARRRSF; encoded by the coding sequence ATGGGCGCGTCCATGTGGAGCATGGTCGCGGTCATCGGCGTGCTCCTCCTGGTCGTCGTCGCGCTGTCGTACCGGCTGTGGAAACTGCGTCAGGTCGGTGGCACGGCTGCGATCCTGCGTGACGTCCCGGCCGTCGGCGGTCACGGCTGGCGGCACGGGGTGATGCGGTACCGCGGAGGCGAAGCCGGCTTCTACCGGTTGTCCAGCCTGCGGTGGTGGCCCGATCGCCGGCTGAGCCGGCGGGGCCTGGAGATCGTGTCCCGTCGCAGCCCGCGCGGCGACGAATTCGACATAATGACCCACGAGATAGTCGTGCTCGAGCTACGCGACACCAGCCCCGAACGTCGGCGCGGCTACGAGATCGCGCTGGACCGGGGAGCACTGACCGCGTTCCTGTCCTGGCTCGAGTCGCGGCCGTCGCCGCGTGCCCGCCGCCGCAGCTTCTAG